Part of the Paenibacillus terrae HPL-003 genome is shown below.
GAGTATCGACGACGTTGATATTATGCTGGGACGCCTGGGCATCCATCACCATACTGCCGAGATACAGGGACAACCAATAAAAACTGAGCAGGCCGAAGAACACGCCAAAAATGATCCCCTTACGCAAAAAATTGCCGTATAACGGCTGTAGGTAGGTGCGACCGGCCTTGCGGTGCGTCCAGGTCAGTTTGATCAGCAGGAGCGTGGTGAACAAGCCCAAATAAATCATGCCGAAGAAAAAATAATGAATGGCAGCGGCGCTAACGGTAAATACCGCAGCCAACAGGAACAAGTCTATCCAGTTCCGCTGGTACAGCTTGTGAGGATTATAGTTTTTAATTTGCTGAATTTGAAATTTGGGATCAACCGCGCTGAAAAAGAAGCGCAGCATTAACGGGAACAAGCTATATCCACAGAGCAAATAGATATGCTGAATGCGGAAAATAACCCACGGATTCAGTGCATAAAACAGTGCGCCGATCATGATGGCAAAAATACGGGTTTTCGTAAAGCTCGGTGAATAATATACACTGACCAGCCGCTTGGCAAAGGCATACATCGAAAATGCCGAAACAAACAGCAGACCCGTGATAAACGACTTCAGCAAGACCGGGCCGCTTTCTCCGAATAGCAACGAAAGTCCATAGAAGGGCAAGATATAAAGGATACGGGGAGCATTGAACATGGTAGAGGTAGACCACCGTTCGTTCCATACCCCCATAATTTCCTCCAGATACCGATGAGAGGTGGCTCCAAAGGCAATATCACTAAATACGATTTGCCCTGGTCCATAGATAGGCGCAAGATATACGCCAATCGCAGCCAGCATCAGCAAGATTGCTGCCATATCATAGCGGTATCGAAATATCCATTTTCTCACCATGCCTGGCCCCCCCTCTCTTGAAATTTCCGATTATCTTCTCAAACGAACGATTGCCTGCAAGCCTTGATCCGTATTACGCAGCTTTAAGCGGCCACTGATCGTCTTTAGATAGGCATCCATATGATACAGGCTGAACGTATGCTCTTGCGAGTTTTGGGAATAGTCCGGCTGGAAATAGCTCCAACGCATCTTGTCATCGATACCGCCGCCCGTATCCTCAATGGTAATAACGATTTCTCCTTCTTCCAGCCGCGAGCTGACCTTAAGCACTTGAGTCTGCCGCTTGGTGCGCAGACCCGTTCGGCTTCGATCCTGATCCTCTGGCAGCTCATCCGCTTGGCCCATTGCCTGCACCGCATTTTCCAGCAATCCCTGAATCGTCTTGTACAGCATCGGCGCTTGGGCTGCGATGGACGGAACAGGTTCTTGCCGCAAGATGACCTGAATATTTTTCATGTTAAACGAACGGCTCGCCCATTTCAGCGATTCTGACAACACTTCATTCATATCTGTGAAGCTGATTCCGCTATTGTCGTGCATCTTCTCTTCCAACTCGTCACGCAAGGTGCGGACTCCAGTCAGCAGCCCTCCCAGTGAGGATTCCTGTTTGAGACGTCCCTGAATGAAATTTTCATTCAGCTCACGGAAATATTCCAATTCCTCATGGGTTGCTCCCTTTCCCTGACTGGAAGCTGCCTCAAAGCGGTTCGCCAGATCATGATAAAAGCCTAACAGCTTCAAATCGTCTCCGCCTGTCAGGCGCGTAGTCTGCTCTTGCAACTCTTGTAGCCGCTGCTCAATCGTCTGCATTAACGGCAAGTAATACGTATCCTGCTGCTGACGCATATCTTCATCCCGTCGTTGGTCCCACACCTGATTATTCACGAGCGTATCCTTCACGATCCGTCTGCGAAACTGTACAAACATGGCCCACAGCATAAACAATAGCACAATCATGACCAGCCACACCTTTTTGCGAAAAGAGCTTATCCGCTGGGCAGTGTCCTGACCAACATTCTTAACGGAAATGTAAAGAGCCTCTTCCCCAATGCGGCTGAACCCTATTCCGTGCTTCACTCCCTGATCTTCCACAACGCCCGTATTACCCTCCAGCAGCCTGCGGGTCACGCCCGTAATGTCTGTCCGATTAATATCCGGTGTGTTGAGGGAAGCTACAACCTTGAATTGTGCATTATAAAATAAAGTCTCATGCTGATTGACCGGTTTACTCTTGATGATGCCGCCGAGCATACCGGAGTCAATGGTACGCACCATAAATCCGCCCGTCTGCGCCCCTTGAATCCTGCATACGATATACTGCACAGGCTGATGGTCCTCTGTCACAAAGGGGCTTGCGGCGCAGCCGTTTTGCAGCAGTTTAATTTGCTGTACCGCGCTTTTCATCTCACGGTTGTCACGTCCGGCGATCACACGATACTGTTCATCCAGCACATAAAATGCCCCGCTTTCACGCTTAAAGCCCTCGGTATACTGACGCGTCCCCTGATTCAGTATGTTTTTGCCAAGGCTGGAGGCCAGATCATTCAGTTCACCCTGCCATGCCGCGTAATGCTCGGATATACGACTAGACAATTCCTGTACTTCGTACTGTAGCTGCTTGTCCTGAATGTCCGCCAATTGACCGCTGAACTGTCGAACAATAAACCACTGAAGCACGATGGCCAGAAGCATGGTCATACCCAGAACTAGCAGGTACAAGATTAGCTTTTGCCAACCCGGTTTCAACAAAGCCCATCGTCTCATGCTTCCCTGTCTCCTCCATTCGGTTCGATTCGGCCCAGAATAGCCTGCATCAGACACTCCAGCTCGTAGCTGACCAGCGGAAGCCGTGCGCACAACAGCCGGGGAGTCCGACGCTGGAGTGCGGCAAACCTCGCAGCGGTTTCCGTTGCCCCATCCGTCAACAGCAGCAACTCGCAGGTTTTTGCAATATATAAACGATCCAGCTCTTCTTCGCTATACTCGCGCAGATCAATAATGTAAATATCATGACGATCGTCCATATGCTGAAGTGCGCTGGAGACGGTCAGGGTTACTCCCGCATGCCGTGCAGCATGATACTGGTGAAGCAGACGCATTCCTTTTTCCCAGAGCGCATGCTCAGCCGAATCGAATCGTTCACAAAACAGACGCAGCGCTCGTTCTGTATTGACATCTTTCAAAAATGCCAAAACGCTGATATTATACATGTAGTTCCTCATTTCTTACTTCCTGATTGGAGTTGCGCAGTTCATATGACACCCCAAAACATTCTATTTGTTGACGACAGCCCTATGGTTTTGTCCCTGCTTGAACGGACATTGTCGGAAGAAAGGTTCACCTTACATACTGCTCATACCACCAAAGAAGCCTTGCAGGTGCTGGAGCAGCACCCCATTGATGTCGTGGTTTCCGATCTGCTTATGCCTGGTCTGGACGGGATTACCTTCCTTCGCATGATCAAGGAGGATTATCCCCATATCGTGCGGATCATTTTGTCAGGTCACCTGCATACGCAGACCATTTTATCCGCGATTAATCAAGTGGGCGTATTCCGCTTTTTGACCAAACCACTGGAGCTGGATGATGACACACTGAAAAAGATCCTATACGAGGCGCTTGATGAAGCCAAGCTCAACCGAAACCGCCTGTATGCACACCAGAACGTGGCTTCCAACTTGTCGGTATTTTTAGACAGCATTCTGAATGCTCCATACCGACCTTATGTGCTGCTCAATGAGCAAGATATCGTAACCGCTGTACATGTTGCACTCGCTGAGCTGTATCCTGTCGGCAGCTCGCTTCGTCATCCTGAACAGGAAGGCATTCAGTTAACTGCACACTCACTGTATATACCGTATGATGAGTTGGAATCTTCCGATCTCGACCTGTACACGGTGGATACGCTGACCCTGGGCCGTTCATCCTTACGCCTTATCCGCCTTAGCGAGATCGCCTGAGTGACGGGCGCCGCCCTTTAACACGGCGGCTGCCCCAATCACGGTCAGGCATGCATACATCCACAGCATCCCCGCCGTTAGCAGCGGGTGACGAATATAGCTTTTCAGATTGCTCCATGTATATAGCACTGGACGGAAAAAGTACCACCGTTCCAGCGCCTTCCGCAATCCACCCTCCTCAGACGACAGCGTACGATCCATCACCGAAAAGTAGTAAGCTTTTTTACGTAATACATCACGCAGATAGACTTGTTTTTCATCATGATATACACGTGTAAACACCGCCCGCCGGATGACTCCGCCAGACTCTATATAACGCAAGGTCGGCTGTATTTCTTCAAAAGCAATCTGCTCTGCGTTAAATCCGCCTGTCGATTCATAAGCGCTCATTCGCCAGAAGCGCGCTGCTTCAATCGAACGTTTTCCCAAGGTGTCACCCG
Proteins encoded:
- a CDS encoding ATP-binding protein codes for the protein MRRWALLKPGWQKLILYLLVLGMTMLLAIVLQWFIVRQFSGQLADIQDKQLQYEVQELSSRISEHYAAWQGELNDLASSLGKNILNQGTRQYTEGFKRESGAFYVLDEQYRVIAGRDNREMKSAVQQIKLLQNGCAASPFVTEDHQPVQYIVCRIQGAQTGGFMVRTIDSGMLGGIIKSKPVNQHETLFYNAQFKVVASLNTPDINRTDITGVTRRLLEGNTGVVEDQGVKHGIGFSRIGEEALYISVKNVGQDTAQRISSFRKKVWLVMIVLLFMLWAMFVQFRRRIVKDTLVNNQVWDQRRDEDMRQQQDTYYLPLMQTIEQRLQELQEQTTRLTGGDDLKLLGFYHDLANRFEAASSQGKGATHEELEYFRELNENFIQGRLKQESSLGGLLTGVRTLRDELEEKMHDNSGISFTDMNEVLSESLKWASRSFNMKNIQVILRQEPVPSIAAQAPMLYKTIQGLLENAVQAMGQADELPEDQDRSRTGLRTKRQTQVLKVSSRLEEGEIVITIEDTGGGIDDKMRWSYFQPDYSQNSQEHTFSLYHMDAYLKTISGRLKLRNTDQGLQAIVRLRR
- a CDS encoding response regulator — protein: MTPQNILFVDDSPMVLSLLERTLSEERFTLHTAHTTKEALQVLEQHPIDVVVSDLLMPGLDGITFLRMIKEDYPHIVRIILSGHLHTQTILSAINQVGVFRFLTKPLELDDDTLKKILYEALDEAKLNRNRLYAHQNVASNLSVFLDSILNAPYRPYVLLNEQDIVTAVHVALAELYPVGSSLRHPEQEGIQLTAHSLYIPYDELESSDLDLYTVDTLTLGRSSLRLIRLSEIA
- a CDS encoding glycosyltransferase family A protein; protein product: MDKVVILFSTYNNEQTIEPCLRSCMWQNYKDLHIVIADDGSEDQTVETIRTLAAGSPVPVTILELPHGERGVARVKAVEEAGRLGAEYILVLDSDMILAEHLIQQSIDFFDHHQDIGALVVPEEAYSEAANFFSKVKVFERNVINNAGDTLGKRSIEAARFWRMSAYESTGGFNAEQIAFEEIQPTLRYIESGGVIRRAVFTRVYHDEKQVYLRDVLRKKAYYFSVMDRTLSSEEGGLRKALERWYFFRPVLYTWSNLKSYIRHPLLTAGMLWMYACLTVIGAAAVLKGGARHSGDLAKADKA